The sequence CGGGCGCGGTAGTGGCTTCGGGCTCTGCGGGCGCCTCGTCGGCGGGCGCGGGCTCGGCCGAAGACGCGGGCTCCGCGGTAGGCGCGGGCTCGGCAGTGGGCGCGGGCTCCGCGGCCGGCGCCGGCTCGGCGGGGGCCTCCTCCGCGGGCGCGGCTGGGGCGGGCGCGGCCCCGGCGGACGGCGCGGCGTTCGCGGGTGGGGGTTCGTTCGCCGTTTCCGGTCCCTGCACCATCCGCACGGCGTCGCGCAGGGCCTCCTGCTGGTCGGCGCTCATCATGCGGAAGAAGGCGACAAGGGCGGCGGCGCGGTTGTCGCTGCGGCCCCAGTCCTCGTTCATGAGAGAGGCCGCGTAGGCGTCGCGCGTGGAGACGGCCTCGTAGCGGTAGGCACGGCCCTCCGATTCCCGGCGGACCCAGCCTTTCTGATGGAGGTTGTCCATGACCGTCATGACGGTCGTATAAGCGATGGAACGCTCCAGTTTCAGGTCCTCCAGGACTTCGCGGACCGTGACCGGACGGTTCCACTTCCATACGCGGGTCATCACCGCGTCTTCCAGTTCTCCCAAAGGACGGACCACGCGTGCACTGTACGTGCACAAAGCGGCACCATCTCTTCAATTCACGGCAATTCCCGTCGTCGCACGGCAAAAGGGGTGCGCGTCCCGGCGGAACCCGTGAGCGGGTCCCGGGGACACGCACCCCTCGTGACGGCGGGAGCGCGCGACGCGGCGGGCGTCAGTCGCGTGCGGTGGTGTGCTCCGCGCGGGGGCCGCTCTCGGCGCGGGCGAACGCCGCGTCGACGGCGGCGTCCTCCTTGCTCTTGGCCGCGCCGCCCTGGGTCTTGACGATGACCCTGACGAGGCCGATGAAGAAGATGGCCATCACCACGGGCGGCACGAGTGCGGAGACGTAGTCCATGGGGCTCAGAGTAGACCGGGCTAACCGGCCGCGAGCTTCTGGGGTGGTGTGTCCGCCGTGTCCGCATTGACGTCCGCGCTCAGGACGGCGTAGCGGGAGCCGGGGGGCGCCGGGCGGCGCTTGGGCGGGAAGACCTCGGCGGGGGTGGGCACGGCGCCGGGGCGGCGGGCGGGCTGGTCGGGCTTGCGGGCCGGGGTCGCCGGTTTCGCGGGTGCGGGCTTGGCGGGGGCGGGCTTCGCGGGCTCGTCGGCGGCGCGGCCACCGGGCAGGGCGCGCAGCGGGGTACGGGGACCGGGGGCGAGGGCGCGGCCCGCGAGGCGGGCCCGTACCGCCTGCTCGGCGAGCGCCTGGCAGCGCGCGAGGAGACGCGCGGCGGCGGGGTCGTGGCGCAGGGCGCGCAGGGCCGCGAGGTCGTCGGGTCCCGGCTGGTATCCGGCGTCGAGCGCTTCGGCCAGGAGGGGGAGGAAGCCGGCGAGGCTGCCGGGGAGGGCGGCGCGGTAGCGCGCGAGGTCGGCCACGAGGAAGGCCCGCAGCCGCGCGGCCTCGTCCACGGCGGCGTCGACCGCCTGCGAGAGGCGGAGGCAGTCGCGGACGTCGTCCGGGCGGGCGGGTCCTGGCAGCAGGGCGAGGGCGAGGGCACGGCGCACGACGCGCACTTCGTCCGCGCCGAAGACCATGCCGCCCCGGGAAGATCCGTATGGCGTGGGCATGGAAGGACGATACGCACATAACGGGCGAAAATGTGGTTATTGGGGCGGTGGCGTCTCGGGGCCGGAGTGCGGGTCGCGAGGGGCGGGCGCGCCACGCCGGGGCCGGGGTACGAAGGGACGGCGTGCGACGCCGGGGCCGCGCGGGAGCGGGCACGCCACGCCGGAACCGGGGCGCGGGGCCACATGCGGGCGGAGAGACGAACGCGGCGGGCGCGGGCCGTGCGGGCGGCGCGAGGTGAGCGGTGGGCGCGGGCCATGCGGGCGGCGCGAGGTGCGCGGTGGGCGCTGCACCGCCCCTACCACCGCCTCGTACGCCCCCTACGCCCTCAGCTCACCCCCGTGCCCCCGACGCGCCCCACCGCGCCCCTCACCTCCGTCCCGCGTTCCTCTCGTAGACGAGCCGCAGCCCGATGAGTGTCAGCCACGGCTCGTGGTGGTCGATGACCGCGGCCTCGCCGAGGACCATCGGGGCGAGGCCGCCCGTGGCGATGACGGTGACGTCGGCGGGGTCGGGGGCGAGTTCGCGGGCCATGCGCTGGACGACGCCGTCGACCTGGCCCGCGAAGCCGTAGAGGATGCCGGACTGCATCGCCTCGACGGTGCTCTTGCCGATGACGCTGCGCGGTCTGGCCAGCTCGATCTTGCGGAGCTGGGCGCCGCGCAGGCCGAGCGCCTCGACGGAGATCTCGATGCCGGGGGCGATCACGCCGCCGGTGTACTCGCCGCGCGCGGAGACGGCGTCGAAGGTCGTCGCCGTGCCGAAGTCGACGACGATCGCCGGGCCCCCGTAGAGGTGCTGCGCGGCGACCGCGTTGATGATGCGGTCCGTGCCGACCTCCTTGGGGTTGTCCATGAGGATCGGCACGCCCGTCTTCACGCCGGGCTCCACGAGGATCGCGGGGACGTCCCCGTAGTACCTGCGGCTGACCTCGCGCAGTTCGTGGAGCACGGCGGGCACGGTGGAGCAGATCGCGATGCCGTCGATGCCCTCGCCCAGCTCCATGCCGAGCAGCGGGTGGGTGCCCATGAGGCCCTGGAGAAGGACCGCCAGTTCGTCGGCGGTGCGGCGGGAGTCCGTGGAGATCCGCCAGTGCTCGACGATCTCCTCACCGTCGAAGAGACCGAGCACGGTGTGGGTGTTCCCGACGTCGATGGTCAGCAGCATCGCGAGTGTCCTGAAGGGGGAGGCGGGGGCGGGGGGACGGGTCAGCCGTTGTCCGGCTCGCGCAGGTCGAGGCCGATGTCGAGGATCGGCGCGGAGTGCGTGAGCGCGCCGACGGCGAGGTAGTCGACGCCGGTCCCGGCGTAGGCGCGGGCGTTGTCGAGGGTGAGGCGGCCCGAGGATTCGAGCAGGGCGCGCCCGGCGGTGAGGGCGACGGCCTCCTCGGTCTCGGCGGGCGTGAAGTTGTCGAGGAGGACGAGGTCGGCTCCGGCGTCGAGCACTTCGCGGAGCTGGTGGATCGTGTCGACCTCGACCTCGACGGTCAGTCCGGGGAACATCTTCCGCACCGCCTCGAAGGCGGCGGCGACGCCCCCGGCGGCGACGACGTGGTTGTCCTTGACGAGCGCGGCGTCCGAGAGCGACATGCGGTGGTTGACGCCGCCGCCGCGGCGCACGGCGTACTTCTCCAGGGCGCGCAGGCCGGGCGTCGTCTTGCGGGTGTCGCGCACCCGCGCCTTCGTCCCGGCGAGCGCGTCGGCCCAGGCGCGGGTCGCCGTCGCGATGCCGGAGAGCCGGTTGAGCAGGTTGAGGGCGCTGCGCTCGGCGGTGAGCAGGTCGCGGGTGCGGGTCGTGACGCTGAGCAGCTTCTGCCCGGCGTGCACCGCGTCGCCGTCGGCGACGTGCCGCTCGACCTCGAACTCCTCGGTCGCGACGAGCGAGATGACGGCCTCGGCGATGTGCAGCCCGGCGACGACGCCGTTCTCGCGCGCGGTGAAGTCGGCGGTCGCGACGGCGTCGGCGGGGACGGTCGCGAGCGAGGTCACGTCCTCGCCGCCGTCCAGGTCCTCGGCAAGGGTCAGGTAGGCGATGTCCTCGACGTGGACGGGGTCGAGGCCGCCCGCGGCGAGGAGCGCGGCGAGCGCGGGGTCGAGGCCGCAGACGTCCTCGCCGTCCTCGTGCTCCCCGGCGTCGTGGCCGCCGCAGGCACAGCCCGCGCCGCAGCCGCCGCCCGCTCCCGCGTCGTCGGCGGGCAGCAGCGGCAGCGCGGCCCCTGGCGCGGCTGCGGGAGTGGGCTCGGTCGGCTCGGGCTGCTCGGGACTGGTGCTCACGGTCGGGGCTCCTGGTGCGGTACGGGTGGTACGGGTCGTGCGGGCGCCGTGGTCGCGCCCGCGGGTGGTGCGCGCGGTCCGGGTGGTGCGCGTCGTGCGGTACGTACGAGTGTGACCGCCCGCGCCGCGGGGCGCGGCGGGCCGGGCGGTCGCGGGTACGTGCGTGCGTACGGAGAGTACGCGTTCGCACGGACACTCGGCTGCCCGTCCGGGCGTACGGAGCGGTACGTACGACAGTCGTACGGCGCGCGGGGCCGGGTACGGGCGGGCGGGGGCGCCTCGGTCGGGCGGGCGTCTCACCCGTACGAGTGAGCGAGGTCAGTCGTGCGGACGGGTGGGCGGGAAGGTGGTGCCGCTCGTGGGCCGCAGGCGCGGGGTGTGCGTCGCGGCGTCCAGGGTGACGACGATATGCCGTGCGCCGGCGGTGTCGTCGCGCTCGGGATGGTCCTCGCGCCAGTGGCAGCCGCGCGTCTCCTCGCGCGCGAGCGCGGCCTCGGTGAGGACGCGGGCGACGGTGAGGAGGTTGGTGGCCTGCCAGGTGTCGACGCCGGGCTCCGCGGGCTTGGCCTCGGCGGCGTGGGCACGCAGCGCGTCGAGCGCTTCGGCGGTCGCGCGGAGCGAGGCGGCCGAACGCAGCACGCTCGCGCCCTCGCTCATGGCGCGCTGTACGGCGAAACGATCCTCCGCCGCCTGGAGCACCTCCGTGCGAACCGGTTCGCGAACCGGTTCGCGCACGGCCTGGTGTCGGTTGTCCGGGCCGCTGGATCGTTCCGCCGCTGTCGCGGGAGCACGTTCCGCCGCCTCGTGCCCCGCGACGAGGTGCGCGGCGATGCGCTCCGCGTACACGAGCCCTTCGAGGAGCGAGTTGGACGCGAGCCGGTTGGCGCCGTGGACGCCGGTGCAGGCCACCTCCCCGCAGGCGTAGAGCCCGGGCACGGTCGTCCGCCCGTCGGTGTCGGTGCGGACGCCGCCGGAGGCGTAGTGCGCGGCGGGCGAGACGGGGACGGGCGCGGTGACGGGGTCGATGCCGTGGGCGCGGCAGGCGGCGAGAATCGTGGGGAAACGGTTCTCCCACATCTCCGCGCCGAAGTGCCTGGCGTCGAGGTACATGTGCGTCGTGCCCTGCTCGCGCATGCGCCGGGTGATGGCCTTGGCGACGATGTCGCGCGGGGCGAGTTCGCCGAGTTCGTGCTGCCCGGTCATGAAGCGGACGCCGTCCGCGTCGACGAGGTGCGCGCCCTCGCCCCGTACCGCCTCCGAGACCAGCGGCTGCTGGCCCTCGGCGCCGGGGCCGAGGAAGAGGACGGTGGGGTGGAACTGGACGAACTCCAGGTCGCTGACCTCGGCGCCCGCGCGCAGCGCGAGGGCGACGCCGTCGCCGGTCGAGACCGGCGGGTTCGTCGTCGCGGCGAAGACCTGCCCCATGCCGCCCGTCGCGAGGACGACGGCGGGGGCGAGGACGGCGCCGACGCCGTCGTGCTGGCCCTCACCCATGACGTGCAGCGTGATACCGGCGGTGCGCCCCCCGGCGTCCTTGAGGAGGTCGAGGGCAAGGGCGTTCTCGATGGTCGGGATCGCCTTGGCCCGCACCGCCTCGACGAGCGCGCGCGAGACCTCCGCGCCGGTCGCGTCGCCGCCCGCGTGGACGATGCGGCGCCGGTGGTGGCCGCCCTCGCGGGTGAGGGCGATCTCCGTACCGCCCTCTTCGGTGTCCTCGGTGTCGAAGCGCGCGCCCGTCCCGATGAGACGGCGCACGGCGCCGGGGCCCTCGGTGACGAGGAGGCGCACGGCGTCGAAGTCGCACAACCCCACGCCCGCGACGAGCGTGTCGTCGAAGTGCTGCTCGGGCGTGTCGCCCTCGCCGAGCGCGGCGGCGATCCCGCCCTGTGCCCAGCGCGTCGAGCCGTCGTCCAGGCGCGCCTTGGTGACGACGACGGTACGCAGCCCGGCCGCCTCGCAGCGCAGCGCGACGGTGAGCCCGGCGACGCCGGAGCCGACCACGACGACATCCGCCTCGCGGCGCCAGCCGGGGGCGGGCGCGGGGAGGCGCAGGGTCTCGGGAGGTATCGGGGACTTTTCGGTGCTCATGGTCTGGCTCCGGAGGCGGGAGAGGGTGCGGGCCCGGAGGCCGGGGCCAGCGGGAGGTTGTCGATGAGGCGGGTCGCGCCGACGCGGGCCGCGACGGCGAGGACCGCTTCCCCTGTCGCGGGCAGCGTGTCCGCGACCTCGGTGAAGTCGGCGGGGTCGACGAGCGCGAGGTAGTCGAGGACGACGGGCGGAGCGGCGTGCGCGGCCTCGTCGAGCACACGGCGCGCGGCGGCGCGTACGGCCGCGGGGTCCTCGCCGCGCGCGGCGGCGTCCTGCCCCGCGTACAGCGCCCGCGAGAGCGCCAGCGCGCTGCGGCGCTCGTCCTCGGAGAGGTAGCGGTTGCGGCTGGAGCGGGCGAGTCCGTCGCTCTCGCGCGCGGTGGGCACGGAGACGATCTCGATACCGAAGGCGAGGTCGCGCACCATGCGGCGGACGAGCGCGAGCTGCTGGGCGTCCTTCTGGCCGAAGAGGGCGAGGTCGGGGCGTACGAGGTGGAACATCTTGCCGACGACCGTGAGCATCCCGTCGAAGTGGCCCGGTCGGCTCGCGCCTTCGAGGCGCTCGCCCATGGGGCCGGCGCTGATCCGCACCTCGGGCGCGCCGCCGGGGTAGACCTCGTCGACGGAGGGGGCGAGGACGTGGTCGGCGCCCGCGGAACCGGCGATGTCGAGGTCGGCTTCGAGGGTGCGCGGGTAGCGGTCGAGGTCCTCGCCCGCGCCGAACTGCAGGGGGTTGACGAAGACGGTGACGACGACCTGCCCCTCGGGCCCGGCGAGCGCGCGGGCCTCGCGGACGAGGCTCGCGTGACCCTCGTGGAGCGCGCCCATCGTCATGACGAGGGCGCGGCGGCCCGCGGGGCGCGGGAGGGCGTGGAGGGCTGCGGCGGTGGTGAGGAGGAAGGGGGGTGGGGTGGCGGTTCCGGCGGGGGTGGTGGTCCCGGCGGAGGTGCCGGCGGTGGCGGGGTGCGGGGCGGTCATTCGGTTCCTCCGGTGGGGTCGGCGGGGCCTGGGCCTCCGGAGTGCGGGGGGTCCGTGGGGGGCGGGTCGGTGCGCGGCGGGTCCGTGCGGGGCGGGTCCGTGGGGGGGTGCGGGGGTTCGGCGAGGACGTCGAGGAGGTCTTCGGCGAGTTCCGCCTTGAGCAGGCCGTGGCTCAGGGCGCGGTCGGCGGTGGCGCGGGCCATGGCGAGGTAGCCGGGGAGCGTCTGCGGCGCGTGCGTACGGAGCTGTTCGATGTGGGCGGCGACGGTGCCCGCGTCGCCGCGCGAGACGGGCCCGGTGAGTGCCGCGTCGCCGGAGCGCAGCGCGTTGTCGAGGCTCGCGCCGAGGAGCGGGCCGAGCATGCGGTCCGGCGCGTCGACCCCGGCGGTGCGGAGCAGGTCCATGGCCTGGGCGACGAGGGTGACGAGGTGGTTCGAGCCGAGGGCGAGGGCCGCGTGGTAGAGCGGGCGGGCGTCCTCGGCGATCCACTCGGGCTCGCCGCCCATCTCGATGACGAGCGCCTGCGCGGCGAGCCGCAGTTCCTCGGGCGCGGTGACCCCGAAGGAGCAGCCCGCGAGGCGCTGCACGTCGACGGGTGTGCCTGTGAACGTCATGACGGGGTGCAGCGCGAGCGGCAGCCCTCCGGCACGGACGACGGGGTCGAGGACCTTGGTCCCGTACCGCCCCGAGGTGTGCACGAGGAGCTGCCCGGGGCGGACCGCGCCGGTCTCGACAAGTCCGGCGACGAGTCCGGGGAGGGCGTCGTCGGGAACGGTGAGGAGGACGAGCTGGGCGCGCGCGAGGACCTCGTCGGGGGTCATGAGGGGGACGTCGGGCAGGAGGCTCGCGGCGCGCCTGCGGGAGGCGTCGGAGACGCCGGAGACGGCGACGGGCCGGTGCCCGGCGAGGGCGAGCGAGGCGGCGAGCGCGGGGCCGACACGGCCGGCACCGACGACGCCGACATCGAGGCGGGCGGGGCGCGAGGCGGGGTCGGGGGGCGGGGTGTTCACCGGGCGGTCCCGAGGGGTTGAGGGGTGGGGGGTTGTGGGGTGGGGGGTGTGGTGGGGGTGCTTGATGCGGGGGGCGCGCTCGGTGCGGGGTGCGCGGTGGGGGCCGCCTGCGCGGTGAGTGTGGCGGGCGAGGGGTGCGCGGGGGTCGCGGTGGGTGTGCCCGGCGCGGGGCTCGGGGCGGGCGCGGCGGGCGCCGGAGTCGCGGCGGGCGAGGGGTCCGCGCTCACCTCGGGGCGCGAGCCGTGGCGGCTCGGCGGGTTCGTGTGGGTCACTGCGGGGCCTTCCGTTCCAGTCCGCTGCCGGTACCGGACGATTTCTCGTCATGCTAACGCGAAGGCGGCCGGGTGGGGCGGCGGGGCGGTACGAGGGGGCGGGTGGGGCGAAAGGGGCTGAGGAGGTGGGGGCGGCCGAGGCGGAGGCGGAGAAGGGCGGGGCGGGGGCGGAAAAGGGTGAGGCGGAGGACGGCTGCCACAAGGGGCGGTTATCGGCTGGTACGACCTTCAACGCCCTCTGTGGATAACTTTGGGCGCTCGTTTTGACGGCTTGCCATGATCTATCCAACGACCGGAACGAACGACCGAGCGACGGACGAGAGGAGCGGCGGCGATGGCTGACGCGAAGACGGCGGCGGAGCGGGCCGAGGTGGCGGAGCAGGACGAGGGGGTGGCTCTCCAGCGGCGGCGCAGGGACGCACAGCGGGCGGCGCGGCGGGCGTTGAGCAGACCGCGGATGCGGGACTCGCTGGGGGAACGGGTCGAGGAGCTGGCGCGGCTGGCCGGCACGGTCGCCGACCTGGACGAGTCGGTGGACATCTACGGCGGCGGGATCGTCGCCGAGCTGGAGGAACGGGTCGCCGGGCTGCTCGGTACGGAGGCCGCCGCGTTCTTCCCGACCGGGACGATGGCGCAGCAAGTCGCCCTGCGCGCCTGGGCCGGGCGGACGGGGAATCCTGTCGTGGCGCTGCACCCGCTGGCGCACCCGGAAGTGCACGAGCGGGACGCGCTCCACACGGTGAGCGGGCTGCGCACGGTGCACCCGACGCGGGCTCCGCGGCTGCCGACCGCGGCGGAGGTGGCGGCGCTGGAGGAGCCGTTCGGGACGCTGATGCTGGAGCTGCCGCTGCGCGACGCCGGTTTCGTCCTGCCGAGCTGGGATGAGCTGGTCGACGTGGTCGCGGCGGCGCGTGAGCGGGACGCGGTCGTGCACTTCGACGGGGCACGGCTGTGGGAGACGGAGACGCACTTCGGGAAGGATCTGCGGGAGATCGCGGCGCTCGCGGACAGCGTGTACGTGTCCTTCTACAAGTCGCTCGAAGGGCTGGGCGGAGCGGTGCTCGCCGGTCCGCAGCAGCTCGTCGACGAGGCGCGGGCCTGGCGGCACCGGTACGGGGGCCAGATCTTCCAGCAGTTCCCGACCGCGCTGAGTGCCTTGATCGGCCTGGACCGAGAGCTGCCCCGGCTGCCGGAGTACGTGGCGAGAGCGCGCGAGGTGTCGGCAGCGCTGCGGCGGGGCCTGGAGCGGTCCGGGGTGTCCTGGTACCGGCTGCACCCGGAGGTGCCGCACACGCATCAGTTCCAGTTGTGGCTGCCGTACGCGGCGAGGGAGCTGGACGAGGCGGGGATCGCGCAGGCGCGGGAGCGGAGCGAGAGCCTGTTCGGCGCGTGGCACGACCAGCAGGTGCCGAGGCTCGCGTTGACGGAGGTGACCGTCACCGGGGCGGCACTGGAATGGCCGGACGAGGAGATCGAGGAGGCGGTCGCCGATTTCGTGGGCCGCCTGGAGAAGGGCGGCCGGACGGGAGAGGGGCAGCGGGAGGAGGGCTGAGGCGCCGGTCGCGGAGCGGGCTCGGCGTGGCGGGCTGCATGGGCCGGGTTCCGCGGGGCTTGGTCCGCT comes from Streptomyces sp. Tu6071 and encodes:
- the panC gene encoding pantoate--beta-alanine ligase → MTAPHPATAGTSAGTTTPAGTATPPPFLLTTAAALHALPRPAGRRALVMTMGALHEGHASLVREARALAGPEGQVVVTVFVNPLQFGAGEDLDRYPRTLEADLDIAGSAGADHVLAPSVDEVYPGGAPEVRISAGPMGERLEGASRPGHFDGMLTVVGKMFHLVRPDLALFGQKDAQQLALVRRMVRDLAFGIEIVSVPTARESDGLARSSRNRYLSEDERRSALALSRALYAGQDAAARGEDPAAVRAAARRVLDEAAHAAPPVVLDYLALVDPADFTEVADTLPATGEAVLAVAARVGATRLIDNLPLAPASGPAPSPASGARP
- a CDS encoding type III pantothenate kinase; protein product: MLLTIDVGNTHTVLGLFDGEEIVEHWRISTDSRRTADELAVLLQGLMGTHPLLGMELGEGIDGIAICSTVPAVLHELREVSRRYYGDVPAILVEPGVKTGVPILMDNPKEVGTDRIINAVAAQHLYGGPAIVVDFGTATTFDAVSARGEYTGGVIAPGIEISVEALGLRGAQLRKIELARPRSVIGKSTVEAMQSGILYGFAGQVDGVVQRMARELAPDPADVTVIATGGLAPMVLGEAAVIDHHEPWLTLIGLRLVYERNAGRR
- a CDS encoding threonine aldolase family protein; translation: MADAKTAAERAEVAEQDEGVALQRRRRDAQRAARRALSRPRMRDSLGERVEELARLAGTVADLDESVDIYGGGIVAELEERVAGLLGTEAAAFFPTGTMAQQVALRAWAGRTGNPVVALHPLAHPEVHERDALHTVSGLRTVHPTRAPRLPTAAEVAALEEPFGTLMLELPLRDAGFVLPSWDELVDVVAAARERDAVVHFDGARLWETETHFGKDLREIAALADSVYVSFYKSLEGLGGAVLAGPQQLVDEARAWRHRYGGQIFQQFPTALSALIGLDRELPRLPEYVARAREVSAALRRGLERSGVSWYRLHPEVPHTHQFQLWLPYAARELDEAGIAQARERSESLFGAWHDQQVPRLALTEVTVTGAALEWPDEEIEEAVADFVGRLEKGGRTGEGQREEG
- a CDS encoding BlaI/MecI/CopY family transcriptional regulator; the protein is MTRVWKWNRPVTVREVLEDLKLERSIAYTTVMTVMDNLHQKGWVRRESEGRAYRYEAVSTRDAYAASLMNEDWGRSDNRAAALVAFFRMMSADQQEALRDAVRMVQGPETANEPPPANAAPSAGAAPAPAAPAEEAPAEPAPAAEPAPTAEPAPTAEPASSAEPAPADEAPAEPEATTAPAAEAPVAEPEATAEPEPPAPTAPAPPPAPGPADDDGER
- the nadC gene encoding carboxylating nicotinate-nucleotide diphosphorylase, giving the protein MSTSPEQPEPTEPTPAAAPGAALPLLPADDAGAGGGCGAGCACGGHDAGEHEDGEDVCGLDPALAALLAAGGLDPVHVEDIAYLTLAEDLDGGEDVTSLATVPADAVATADFTARENGVVAGLHIAEAVISLVATEEFEVERHVADGDAVHAGQKLLSVTTRTRDLLTAERSALNLLNRLSGIATATRAWADALAGTKARVRDTRKTTPGLRALEKYAVRRGGGVNHRMSLSDAALVKDNHVVAAGGVAAAFEAVRKMFPGLTVEVEVDTIHQLREVLDAGADLVLLDNFTPAETEEAVALTAGRALLESSGRLTLDNARAYAGTGVDYLAVGALTHSAPILDIGLDLREPDNG
- a CDS encoding Rossmann-like and DUF2520 domain-containing protein, whose protein sequence is MNTPPPDPASRPARLDVGVVGAGRVGPALAASLALAGHRPVAVSGVSDASRRRAASLLPDVPLMTPDEVLARAQLVLLTVPDDALPGLVAGLVETGAVRPGQLLVHTSGRYGTKVLDPVVRAGGLPLALHPVMTFTGTPVDVQRLAGCSFGVTAPEELRLAAQALVIEMGGEPEWIAEDARPLYHAALALGSNHLVTLVAQAMDLLRTAGVDAPDRMLGPLLGASLDNALRSGDAALTGPVSRGDAGTVAAHIEQLRTHAPQTLPGYLAMARATADRALSHGLLKAELAEDLLDVLAEPPHPPTDPPRTDPPRTDPPPTDPPHSGGPGPADPTGGTE
- a CDS encoding L-aspartate oxidase: MSTEKSPIPPETLRLPAPAPGWRREADVVVVGSGVAGLTVALRCEAAGLRTVVVTKARLDDGSTRWAQGGIAAALGEGDTPEQHFDDTLVAGVGLCDFDAVRLLVTEGPGAVRRLIGTGARFDTEDTEEGGTEIALTREGGHHRRRIVHAGGDATGAEVSRALVEAVRAKAIPTIENALALDLLKDAGGRTAGITLHVMGEGQHDGVGAVLAPAVVLATGGMGQVFAATTNPPVSTGDGVALALRAGAEVSDLEFVQFHPTVLFLGPGAEGQQPLVSEAVRGEGAHLVDADGVRFMTGQHELGELAPRDIVAKAITRRMREQGTTHMYLDARHFGAEMWENRFPTILAACRAHGIDPVTAPVPVSPAAHYASGGVRTDTDGRTTVPGLYACGEVACTGVHGANRLASNSLLEGLVYAERIAAHLVAGHEAAERAPATAAERSSGPDNRHQAVREPVREPVRTEVLQAAEDRFAVQRAMSEGASVLRSAASLRATAEALDALRAHAAEAKPAEPGVDTWQATNLLTVARVLTEAALAREETRGCHWREDHPERDDTAGARHIVVTLDAATHTPRLRPTSGTTFPPTRPHD